One Deinococcus sp. LM3 genomic region harbors:
- a CDS encoding DUF47 domain-containing protein, with amino-acid sequence MVLSKFMPTNPKFSLKFAEAARNAHVTASALVDLLENYTDVEAKVQRVRDLEHEGDRLTGEITNLLAESFIVPFDREDIISLNNELDDLVDDLEDAARKLSLYGVEKPLPQMAQLARVVEQQCALLAQGMPLIENKGQLGELARIAREIRALEDQGDTISDEVQRHLYDGVNDVPGMIRAMRGGEIVALIEDASDQAQRVAKTVESILLKNA; translated from the coding sequence ATGGTTCTGTCTAAATTCATGCCCACCAACCCCAAATTCAGCCTGAAGTTCGCTGAAGCCGCCCGTAACGCCCATGTCACCGCCAGCGCGCTGGTCGATCTGCTCGAGAACTACACCGACGTGGAAGCCAAGGTGCAGCGCGTCCGCGACCTGGAACACGAGGGCGATCGCCTGACGGGCGAGATCACCAACCTGCTCGCCGAGTCCTTCATCGTGCCGTTCGACCGTGAGGACATCATCAGTCTGAACAACGAACTCGATGACCTCGTGGACGACCTGGAGGATGCCGCGCGCAAGCTCAGCCTGTACGGCGTGGAAAAGCCCCTGCCGCAGATGGCGCAGCTGGCCCGCGTGGTCGAGCAGCAGTGCGCGCTGCTGGCCCAGGGCATGCCGCTGATCGAGAACAAGGGCCAACTGGGCGAACTGGCCCGCATCGCCCGCGAGATCCGCGCGCTGGAGGATCAGGGCGACACCATCAGCGACGAGGTGCAGCGTCACCTGTACGACGGCGTGAACGACGTGCCGGGCATGATCCGCGCCATGCGTGGCGGCGAGATCGTGGCCCTGATCGAGGACGCCAGCGATCAGGCGCAGCGGGTCGCCAAGACGGTCGAAAGCATCCTGCTGAAGAACGCCTGA